Proteins from a genomic interval of Bradyrhizobium sp. CCGB01:
- a CDS encoding metallophosphoesterase: MDRSFVIAQISDLHLDGSGRLLATTEALAAAIRERMADFADVPDRILLITGDLVDDPTPRALDEALAVIASFRQTGLFTDIQAVAGNHDVKRPSQRAGRHDVYDYLHLPRTSKSVYYRQAGLDLVLLDSNRASLTTLASGNIDENAYNALVADSARLSVELAGSMGSAGRADYSEPAENLVRVLALHHHLLPQATGEGKRFLGVPDEPLMYLAAPATFLEAATSLNVNLVLHGHRHVEGLTRYSIPDPRATRSASGEAFWRTIYVLSCPSSTGQGGDDAGFNIVHFGPSSQSGRAEYRFAIARYSRPRNDGAFRLLDSNLADGVIRLPAGRDFSRDPAVQSVIEIASCAALKRDQVTAQARRLLMRRAFHADGEVDWSSVLHAYLVTSHAWADIEGKFARSGRRQDVEAMAAVRLLLRRLIEHCADVLGIDDVQLDELRARRLVNRDDLRRELPRGPRADVDVEAQVQQRLQLLHDLNEQVKVLGVDLGLAGKASSPPP; this comes from the coding sequence ATGGATAGATCGTTCGTCATTGCGCAGATTTCCGACCTGCATCTGGACGGCTCAGGCCGGCTGCTGGCGACGACCGAGGCGCTCGCTGCCGCAATTCGCGAGAGGATGGCGGACTTCGCAGACGTTCCCGATCGCATTCTGCTGATCACGGGTGATCTCGTGGACGATCCCACGCCGCGCGCGCTCGACGAAGCGCTCGCCGTCATCGCATCCTTCCGGCAGACCGGGCTATTTACCGACATCCAGGCGGTCGCGGGCAATCACGACGTCAAGCGCCCGAGCCAGCGTGCAGGCCGTCACGACGTCTATGATTACCTGCATCTGCCGCGGACCTCGAAGAGCGTCTATTACCGCCAGGCTGGCCTCGATCTGGTGCTGCTGGATTCCAACCGCGCGAGTCTGACGACGCTCGCGAGCGGCAATATCGACGAGAACGCCTACAACGCGCTTGTCGCTGATTCCGCCCGGCTGAGCGTCGAGCTCGCGGGCAGCATGGGATCCGCGGGGCGCGCAGACTATTCGGAGCCGGCGGAAAACCTGGTGCGCGTGCTGGCGCTGCATCATCATCTGCTGCCGCAGGCGACCGGCGAAGGAAAGCGGTTTCTCGGCGTGCCCGACGAACCGCTGATGTATCTTGCGGCGCCTGCCACGTTCCTCGAAGCGGCGACGTCCCTCAACGTCAATCTGGTTCTGCACGGACACCGGCATGTCGAGGGACTCACCCGCTATTCGATCCCGGATCCGCGTGCCACGCGTAGCGCGAGTGGCGAAGCCTTCTGGCGCACGATCTATGTGCTCTCCTGTCCGTCCTCGACCGGGCAGGGCGGTGACGACGCCGGCTTCAACATCGTTCATTTCGGACCGTCGTCCCAGTCCGGCCGCGCGGAGTACCGGTTCGCGATCGCGCGCTATTCGCGGCCGCGCAACGACGGCGCTTTCAGGCTGCTCGACTCGAACCTGGCGGACGGCGTCATCAGGTTGCCGGCAGGACGGGATTTTTCCCGCGATCCCGCCGTCCAGTCGGTGATCGAGATCGCTTCGTGTGCAGCGCTGAAGCGTGATCAAGTCACGGCACAGGCCCGCCGGCTTCTGATGCGCCGCGCGTTCCATGCCGACGGCGAGGTCGACTGGTCGAGCGTGCTCCACGCCTATCTCGTCACCTCACATGCCTGGGCCGATATCGAGGGCAAGTTCGCGAGGTCGGGGCGCAGGCAAGACGTCGAGGCGATGGCCGCGGTGAGGTTGCTGCTGCGCCGATTGATCGAGCACTGTGCCGACGTGCTTGGCATCGACGATGTTCAGCTCGACGAGCTCCGTGCGAGGCGTCTCGTCAACCGCGACGACCTCCGGCGCGAATTGCCGCGAGGACCGCGTGCTGACGTCGATGTCGAGGCGCAGGTGCAGCAAAGACTGCAATTGCTGCACGACCTGAACGAGCAGGTGAAGGTGCTCGGCGTCGATCTGGGTCTCGCCGGGAAGGCGTCCTCGCCGCCGCCGTGA
- a CDS encoding tetratricopeptide repeat protein: protein MRQRFSLARLLASTSLVAVVAMGLGGCTAMSKLSDVTGSIGPRAETAPTDPARAVEVYGERYRANPKDADAALGYGQALRANGQRAQAAAVLEQATIANPGNKALLAQYGRALADNGNFQQAYDVLSKAHSPDNPDWRLLSVQGTALDQMGRHDEARSYYASALRIAPGDPGVLSNLGLSYMLSKDLPKAEEALRQAYASPRASTRVRQNLGLVVGLQGRFAEAETIVKADLPPDQAAANVAYLKEMLSRSDAPRGASKRTPVASLSQSD, encoded by the coding sequence ATGCGTCAACGGTTCAGTCTTGCCCGGCTTCTCGCGTCCACCTCGCTGGTCGCGGTGGTGGCCATGGGCCTCGGCGGCTGCACCGCCATGTCGAAACTCTCCGATGTCACCGGCTCGATCGGGCCGCGGGCGGAAACCGCCCCCACAGATCCCGCACGCGCCGTGGAAGTCTATGGCGAGCGCTACCGTGCCAATCCCAAGGATGCCGATGCGGCGCTCGGCTACGGCCAGGCCCTGCGTGCCAACGGCCAGCGGGCCCAGGCCGCCGCCGTGCTCGAGCAGGCGACCATCGCCAATCCCGGCAACAAAGCGCTGCTCGCGCAATATGGCCGCGCGCTCGCCGACAACGGCAATTTCCAGCAGGCCTACGACGTGCTGTCGAAGGCGCACTCGCCCGACAATCCGGACTGGCGCCTGCTCTCGGTGCAAGGCACCGCGCTCGATCAGATGGGCCGTCACGACGAGGCGCGTTCCTATTATGCGAGCGCGCTGAGGATCGCGCCGGGTGATCCCGGCGTGCTCTCCAATCTCGGCCTGTCCTACATGTTGTCGAAGGACCTGCCGAAGGCCGAAGAGGCGTTGCGGCAGGCCTACGCCTCGCCGCGTGCCAGCACCCGGGTGCGGCAGAATCTTGGTCTCGTCGTCGGCCTCCAGGGCCGCTTCGCCGAAGCCGAGACGATCGTGAAGGCCGACCTGCCACCGGACCAGGCCGCGGCCAATGTGGCCTATCTGAAGGAAATGCTGAGCCGCAGCGACGCTCCGCGCGGCGCATCGAAGCGGACGCCGGTCGCCTCGCTCAGCCAGTCCGACTGA
- a CDS encoding type II secretion system F family protein has translation MVEFLVSKLHDVRFMTMLLAAIAASATVYTLVMPLFAGEGLSKRMKAVASERERIRQRERDRLNKSEKVSLRQTPKQVVSRVVEDFNLTKWLAQEAARDKLIMAGYRGQAPYITFLFARMVAPLVLFVGSIIYVFLIAHMQQAMPIKIGICIGAAYLGLQAPMLFLKNAISKRQLSIKRAFPDGLDLLLICIEAGMSVEMAFRKVATEIVGQSIALSEEFTLTTAELSYLQDRKVAYENLARRTGLEGVKSVCLALQQAERYGTPLGHSLRVMAQENRDMRMNEAEKKAAALPPKLTVPMILFFLPVLFVVILGPTGIKITELH, from the coding sequence ATGGTCGAATTCCTCGTCTCGAAACTGCATGACGTCCGCTTCATGACCATGCTGCTGGCGGCCATCGCCGCCAGCGCCACCGTCTATACGCTGGTGATGCCGCTGTTCGCCGGCGAAGGCCTCTCCAAGCGCATGAAGGCGGTGGCGAGCGAGCGCGAGCGTATCCGCCAGCGCGAGCGCGACCGCCTCAACAAGAGCGAGAAGGTCTCGCTGCGGCAAACGCCGAAGCAGGTCGTCTCCCGGGTCGTCGAGGACTTCAACCTCACCAAATGGCTCGCGCAGGAAGCCGCGCGCGACAAGCTCATCATGGCGGGCTATCGCGGCCAGGCACCCTACATCACCTTCCTCTTCGCCCGCATGGTGGCTCCGCTCGTGCTGTTCGTCGGCTCGATCATCTACGTGTTCCTGATCGCGCATATGCAGCAGGCGATGCCGATCAAGATCGGCATCTGCATCGGCGCGGCCTATCTCGGCCTTCAGGCGCCGATGCTGTTCCTCAAGAATGCAATTTCCAAGCGCCAGCTCTCGATCAAGCGCGCCTTCCCGGATGGACTCGACCTGCTCCTGATCTGCATCGAGGCCGGTATGTCGGTCGAAATGGCGTTCAGGAAAGTCGCCACCGAAATCGTGGGCCAGTCGATCGCCCTGTCTGAAGAGTTCACCCTGACCACGGCCGAGCTGTCCTATTTGCAGGATCGCAAGGTCGCCTATGAGAACCTGGCGCGGCGCACCGGGCTCGAAGGCGTCAAATCGGTGTGTCTCGCGCTTCAGCAGGCGGAGCGCTACGGCACCCCGCTCGGGCATTCCTTGCGCGTCATGGCGCAGGAAAACCGCGACATGCGCATGAACGAAGCCGAGAAGAAGGCCGCCGCGCTGCCGCCGAAGCTGACGGTGCCGATGATCCTGTTCTTCCTGCCGGTGCTGTTCGTCGTCATTCTCGGACCGACCGGCATCAAGATCACCGAGCTGCACTGA
- a CDS encoding type II secretion system F family protein, whose product MNMQVLALAFLATAAVGGIAWVFLYPLLSGERKAEGRRASIARADAPAAKQTEKTQRSRREQVETSLKDLEARRQQEKSVPLNVRLSQAGLNWTTQKFWIVSAVVAGALFGIALFVGGGMLGAAGLAFAGGFGLPRWTLGFLKKRRESKFLAALPDAVDVIVRGIKAGLPLFESIKVVAADAPEPLRSEFLAIIETQAIGMPLGEACSRLYERMPLPEANFFGIVISIQQKSGGNLSEALGNLSKVLRDRKKMKEKIQAMSMEAKASAGIIGSLPPIVMFLVYLTTPHYISILWTHPTGQLMLVGCIVWMSIGIMVMKKMINFDF is encoded by the coding sequence ATGAACATGCAGGTCCTCGCCCTCGCCTTCCTCGCCACTGCCGCCGTCGGCGGCATCGCCTGGGTGTTCCTTTATCCGCTCCTGTCCGGAGAACGGAAGGCGGAAGGCCGCCGCGCCTCGATCGCGCGCGCGGATGCGCCCGCCGCCAAGCAGACCGAGAAGACCCAACGGTCGCGCCGCGAGCAGGTCGAGACTTCGCTCAAGGATCTCGAGGCGCGGCGCCAGCAGGAGAAGAGCGTTCCGCTCAATGTTCGCCTGTCGCAGGCAGGGCTCAACTGGACGACGCAGAAATTCTGGATCGTGTCCGCCGTAGTGGCGGGAGCGCTGTTCGGGATCGCTCTGTTCGTCGGCGGCGGCATGCTTGGCGCCGCCGGCCTCGCCTTTGCCGGCGGCTTCGGCCTGCCACGCTGGACGCTGGGCTTCCTGAAGAAGCGACGCGAAAGCAAATTCCTGGCGGCGCTGCCCGATGCGGTCGACGTGATCGTTCGCGGCATCAAGGCCGGCCTGCCGCTGTTCGAATCGATCAAGGTCGTCGCCGCCGACGCGCCCGAGCCGCTGCGCAGCGAGTTCCTGGCCATCATCGAGACGCAGGCGATCGGCATGCCGCTCGGCGAGGCCTGCTCGCGTCTCTACGAGCGCATGCCGCTGCCGGAAGCCAACTTCTTCGGCATCGTCATCTCGATCCAGCAGAAATCCGGCGGCAACCTCTCCGAAGCGCTCGGCAACCTCTCCAAGGTGCTGCGCGACCGCAAGAAGATGAAGGAAAAGATCCAGGCGATGTCGATGGAAGCCAAGGCCTCGGCCGGCATCATCGGCTCGCTGCCGCCGATCGTGATGTTCCTCGTCTACCTCACGACGCCGCACTACATCTCGATTCTGTGGACCCATCCCACCGGCCAGCTCATGCTGGTCGGCTGCATCGTCTGGATGTCGATCGGCATCATGGTGATGAAGAAGATGATCAATTTCGATTTCTGA
- a CDS encoding CpaF family protein, with product MFGKRSGTDTDIRAPKPGAVSPEPVQASAPAVSRAPPPPAVASPPLAPARPAPAMDSRRSDNYYEVKAMIFGALIEAIDLAQLAKLDSESAREEIRDIVNEIIAIKNIVMSIAEQEELLDDICNDVLGYGPLEPLLSRDDIADIMVNGANTVYIEVAGKIQRTGIRFRDNQQLLNICQRIVSQVGRRVDESSPICDARLADGSRVNAIVPPLSIDGPTLTIRKFKKDKLTLDQLVKFGAISPEGAEILQIIGRVRCNVLISGGTGSGKTTLLNCLTNYIEHDERVITCEDAAELQLQQPHVVRLETRPPNIEGEGQVTMRELVRNCLRMRPERIIVGEVRGPEAFDLLQAMNTGHDGSMGTLHANNPREALSRCESMITMGGFSLPSRTIREMICASIDVIVQAARLRDGSRRITHITEVMGMEGDTIITQDIFLYDMVGEDANGKIIGRHRSTGIGRPKFWERARYYGDEKRLAAALDAAEVAPKT from the coding sequence GTGTTCGGTAAGCGTAGCGGAACAGACACCGATATTCGGGCTCCCAAGCCCGGCGCCGTGTCGCCCGAGCCTGTCCAGGCTTCGGCGCCCGCGGTGTCGCGCGCGCCGCCCCCGCCGGCCGTCGCCTCGCCGCCGCTTGCCCCCGCCCGGCCGGCGCCGGCCATGGACTCCCGCCGCTCGGACAATTACTACGAGGTCAAGGCGATGATCTTCGGCGCCCTGATCGAGGCCATCGACCTCGCCCAGCTCGCAAAGCTCGACTCCGAGTCCGCGCGCGAGGAAATCCGCGACATCGTCAACGAGATCATCGCGATCAAGAACATCGTGATGTCGATCGCCGAGCAGGAAGAGCTGCTCGACGACATCTGCAACGACGTTCTCGGCTACGGCCCGCTGGAGCCTCTGTTGTCGCGCGACGACATCGCCGACATCATGGTCAACGGCGCCAACACCGTCTACATCGAAGTCGCCGGCAAGATCCAGCGCACCGGCATCCGCTTCCGCGACAACCAGCAGCTCCTCAACATCTGCCAGCGCATCGTCAGCCAGGTCGGCCGGCGCGTCGACGAATCCTCGCCGATCTGCGACGCGCGCCTCGCCGACGGCTCCCGCGTCAATGCCATCGTGCCGCCGCTGTCGATCGATGGCCCCACACTCACCATCCGCAAATTCAAGAAGGACAAGCTGACGCTGGATCAGCTCGTCAAGTTCGGGGCGATTTCGCCGGAGGGTGCGGAAATCCTCCAGATCATCGGTCGCGTCCGTTGCAACGTGCTGATCTCCGGCGGCACCGGCTCGGGCAAGACCACGCTGCTCAACTGCCTGACCAACTACATCGAGCACGACGAGCGCGTCATCACCTGCGAGGACGCGGCCGAGCTCCAGCTCCAGCAGCCGCACGTGGTGCGACTCGAAACCCGCCCGCCGAACATCGAGGGCGAGGGCCAGGTCACCATGCGCGAACTGGTGCGCAACTGCCTGCGTATGCGCCCCGAACGCATCATCGTCGGCGAGGTCCGCGGACCCGAGGCGTTCGACCTGCTCCAGGCCATGAACACCGGTCACGACGGCTCGATGGGCACGCTGCACGCCAACAATCCGCGCGAAGCGCTCTCGCGCTGCGAATCCATGATCACGATGGGCGGCTTTTCCCTTCCCTCGCGAACAATTCGCGAGATGATCTGCGCCTCGATCGACGTCATCGTCCAGGCCGCGCGCCTGCGCGACGGCTCGCGCCGCATCACGCACATCACCGAGGTGATGGGCATGGAGGGCGACACCATCATCACCCAGGACATCTTCCTCTACGACATGGTCGGCGAGGACGCCAACGGCAAGATCATCGGCCGGCACCGCTCGACCGGCATCGGCCGGCCGAAATTCTGGGAGCGTGCGCGCTATTACGGCGACGAGAAGCGCCTTGCCGCCGCGCTCGATGCGGCGGAAGTCGCGCCGAAGACATGA
- a CDS encoding AAA family ATPase, with the protein MISYARQTQEEQPEAPTAVEEHIAPAPRVSVQAFCETVETAAAVQSAGEDRRLGKAHLKIQMGGMAAAIEAYRSAPTPNVIVLESDGRNDLLTGLDHLATVCDAGTRVVVIGRINDVMLYRELVRRGVSDYVLAPVGAIDVVRSICNLFSAPEAKAVGRIIAVVGAKGGVGASTISHNVAWAIARDLAMDAVVADLDLAFGTAGLDYNQDPPQGIADAVFSPDRVDTAFIDRLLSKCTDHLSLLAAPATLDRVYDFGTDAFDAVFDTLRSTMPCIVLDIPHQWSGWTKRALIGADDILIVAAPDLANLRNTKNLFDLLKASRPNDRPPLYCLNQVGVPKRPEIAAAEFAKAIESQPVVSIPFEPQIFGSAANNGQMIAEISANHKSIEMFLQIAQRLTGRSETKKQKSSLLSPLIEKLRGK; encoded by the coding sequence ATGATCAGCTACGCTCGCCAGACTCAAGAAGAGCAGCCAGAGGCACCGACGGCGGTCGAGGAGCATATTGCCCCCGCGCCCCGCGTGTCGGTCCAGGCTTTCTGCGAGACCGTCGAGACCGCTGCCGCGGTGCAGTCGGCCGGCGAAGACCGTCGTCTCGGCAAAGCCCATCTGAAGATCCAGATGGGCGGCATGGCGGCTGCGATCGAAGCCTACCGCTCGGCGCCGACGCCGAACGTGATCGTGCTCGAGAGCGACGGCCGCAACGATCTGTTGACCGGGCTCGACCATCTCGCCACGGTCTGCGACGCCGGCACCCGCGTGGTGGTGATCGGCCGCATCAACGACGTCATGCTCTACCGCGAGCTGGTGCGCCGCGGCGTCAGCGACTACGTGCTCGCGCCGGTCGGCGCGATCGACGTCGTGCGCTCGATCTGCAACCTGTTCTCGGCACCGGAAGCCAAGGCGGTCGGCCGCATCATCGCCGTGGTTGGCGCCAAGGGCGGCGTCGGCGCGTCCACCATCTCCCACAACGTCGCCTGGGCGATCGCGCGCGACCTCGCGATGGACGCGGTCGTCGCCGATCTCGACCTCGCCTTCGGCACCGCCGGGCTCGATTACAACCAGGACCCGCCGCAGGGTATCGCGGATGCCGTGTTCTCGCCGGATCGCGTCGACACCGCCTTCATCGACCGCCTGCTGTCGAAATGCACCGACCATCTCAGCCTGCTGGCGGCGCCGGCGACGCTGGACCGGGTCTATGATTTCGGCACCGACGCCTTCGATGCCGTGTTCGACACGCTGCGCTCCACCATGCCCTGCATCGTGCTCGACATCCCGCACCAATGGTCGGGCTGGACCAAGCGCGCCCTGATCGGGGCGGACGACATCCTGATCGTCGCAGCGCCCGATCTCGCCAATTTGCGCAACACCAAGAACCTGTTCGATCTGCTGAAGGCTTCGCGGCCCAACGACCGGCCTCCGCTCTACTGCCTGAACCAGGTCGGCGTCCCGAAACGGCCCGAAATCGCCGCCGCCGAGTTCGCCAAGGCGATCGAGAGCCAGCCGGTCGTCTCGATCCCGTTCGAGCCGCAGATCTTCGGCTCGGCAGCCAACAACGGTCAGATGATCGCGGAGATCTCCGCCAACCACAAGTCGATCGAGATGTTCCTTCAGATCGCCCAGCGCCTGACCGGCCGCAGCGAGACGAAGAAGCAAAAGTCTTCTCTGCTTTCACCCCTGATTGAGAAGTTGCGCGGAAAATAA
- a CDS encoding CpaD family pilus assembly protein: protein MITKPPQLRKRAVRLGGALVGMALALGGCQHDQEVTASIPDDYKQRHPIAIEEQNRSIVVFVGHARGGLTAAQRADVMGVASAWLHEGTGAIRIDVPSGTPNARPVADTMREIQAMLAGAGVPPRGINVRPYQPEDRRFLPPIRLTYSRIAAIAGPCGLWPDDIGPSIKNRSWFENKDYYNYGCAYQRNMAAMIANPSDLEQPRTETPSYTARRTTAFEKYRKGMTTATTYPEADKAKLSDTGK, encoded by the coding sequence ATGATCACAAAACCACCCCAGCTTCGCAAACGCGCCGTCCGCCTTGGCGGCGCGCTCGTCGGCATGGCGCTCGCCCTCGGCGGCTGCCAGCACGACCAGGAGGTCACGGCCTCCATTCCGGACGACTACAAGCAGCGTCACCCGATCGCGATCGAGGAGCAGAACCGCTCGATCGTCGTCTTCGTCGGCCATGCCCGTGGTGGACTGACTGCCGCCCAGCGCGCCGACGTGATGGGTGTTGCTTCGGCCTGGCTGCATGAGGGCACCGGTGCGATCCGTATCGACGTGCCGTCCGGCACGCCCAACGCGCGGCCGGTCGCGGACACCATGCGGGAAATCCAGGCGATGCTGGCGGGGGCCGGCGTCCCACCGCGCGGCATCAACGTTCGTCCCTACCAGCCTGAAGACAGGCGCTTCCTGCCGCCGATCCGGCTCACCTATTCCAGGATCGCCGCGATCGCGGGTCCCTGCGGCCTGTGGCCTGACGACATCGGCCCTTCGATCAAGAACCGGAGCTGGTTCGAGAACAAGGACTATTACAATTACGGCTGCGCCTATCAGCGCAACATGGCGGCGATGATCGCCAATCCGTCGGACCTCGAGCAGCCGCGAACCGAAACGCCGTCCTACACGGCGCGCCGCACCACGGCCTTCGAGAAGTATCGCAAGGGAATGACGACGGCGACCACCTATCCTGAAGCCGACAAGGCCAAACTCAGCGACACCGGCAAATGA
- a CDS encoding type II and III secretion system protein family protein — protein MKCRADLTTMRTSTVRALSFSAAFALALNPVLTPVVAADYRPGAQVAADGQMNARFLSLGIGKSIVIDLPRDIKDVLVADPKIANAVVRSAQRAYIIGAAIGQTNIVFFDSAGQQIAAYDIAVKRDLNGVRAALKQILPNSDIQIDGLGDGVVLTGTAANPLEAQQANDLAARLAGGADKVVNSILVRGRDQVMLKVTVAEVARTIVKQLGIDLTANLNYGTSVVSFTNSNPFTALGRNLVDGNNLTTKFGSTPSVQATLRAMETAGVIRTLAEPNLTAISGESATFVAGGEFPVPAGYACDPTTHVCTTQISFKKFGISLNFTPVVLSEGKISLRVMTEVSELSNENAITLSQAVTSTSVNSLTVPSIKTRRAETSLEIPSGGAMAMAGLIQQQTKQAVSGLPGLMQLPVLGTLFRSRDFVNNATELVVIVTPYVVRAAAPKDLSRPDDGFAAPADPQAELLGNINRIYGVPGRTEPAKNYRGTYGFITD, from the coding sequence ATGAAATGCAGGGCAGATTTGACGACGATGCGAACCTCCACGGTCCGCGCCCTGTCGTTTTCGGCCGCCTTCGCGCTGGCGCTCAACCCGGTGCTCACGCCCGTGGTCGCGGCCGACTACCGCCCGGGGGCGCAGGTCGCGGCTGACGGTCAGATGAACGCGCGCTTCCTCTCGCTCGGCATCGGCAAGTCGATCGTGATCGACCTGCCGCGCGACATCAAGGATGTGCTGGTCGCCGATCCCAAGATCGCGAACGCGGTCGTTCGCTCGGCTCAGCGCGCCTACATCATCGGCGCCGCGATCGGACAGACCAACATCGTGTTCTTCGATTCCGCCGGTCAGCAGATCGCGGCCTATGACATCGCGGTCAAGCGCGACCTCAACGGCGTGCGGGCCGCGCTGAAGCAGATCCTGCCCAATTCCGACATCCAGATCGACGGGCTGGGCGACGGCGTCGTCCTGACCGGCACGGCGGCAAATCCGCTGGAAGCGCAGCAGGCCAATGATCTCGCGGCGCGCCTTGCGGGCGGCGCCGACAAGGTTGTGAACTCGATCCTGGTCCGCGGCCGCGACCAGGTCATGCTCAAGGTGACCGTCGCCGAAGTCGCGCGCACCATCGTCAAGCAGCTCGGCATCGACCTCACCGCGAACCTGAACTACGGCACGTCGGTGGTGAGCTTCACCAACTCCAACCCGTTCACGGCCCTTGGCCGCAATCTCGTGGACGGCAACAATCTGACCACGAAGTTCGGCTCGACGCCGTCGGTGCAGGCCACCCTGCGCGCGATGGAGACCGCGGGCGTGATCCGGACGCTGGCCGAACCGAACCTGACCGCGATCTCCGGCGAATCCGCAACCTTCGTCGCCGGCGGCGAATTCCCGGTGCCGGCAGGCTACGCGTGCGATCCCACCACGCATGTCTGTACCACCCAGATCAGCTTCAAGAAGTTCGGCATCTCCCTCAACTTCACCCCGGTGGTGCTGAGCGAGGGCAAGATCAGCCTGCGCGTGATGACCGAGGTCTCGGAGCTGTCGAACGAGAATGCGATCACGCTGTCGCAGGCCGTGACCTCGACGTCGGTGAACTCGCTGACGGTGCCCTCGATCAAGACCCGCCGTGCCGAAACCTCGCTGGAAATTCCCTCCGGCGGCGCGATGGCGATGGCCGGCCTGATCCAGCAGCAGACCAAGCAGGCAGTCAGCGGACTGCCCGGGCTGATGCAGCTCCCGGTGCTCGGCACGCTGTTCCGCAGCCGCGACTTCGTCAACAACGCGACCGAGCTGGTCGTGATCGTGACGCCTTATGTCGTTCGCGCAGCGGCGCCAAAGGACTTGTCGCGGCCGGATGACGGCTTCGCAGCGCCTGCGGATCCGCAGGCCGAGCTGCTCGGCAACATCAACCGCATCTACGGCGTGCCCGGCCGGACCGAACCGGCCAAGAACTACCGCGGCACCTACGGCTTCATTACCGATTGA
- the cpaB gene encoding Flp pilus assembly protein CpaB, with translation MNRARIVVLTVAICAGGVAAYLASGSDSAPPPAAPVAQLPTVDVLVAKNDIGLGQTVKPEDVQWQTWPSATASSTFIRRNERPEGATQVTGSIARAPFIQGEPIRDQKLVKAEGSGFMAAILPTGMRAISTEISPETGAGGFILPNDRVDVLLTRRLKNPDQSAGAQDIVTSEIILANIRVLAIDQAPREKDGQNAVVGKTVTLELNPTQTATLSAARQSGTLSLALRSIVDVKMSEITLDDSAQKRDGVSIIRYGIPSATAKAR, from the coding sequence ATGAATAGGGCACGCATAGTCGTCCTGACGGTCGCCATCTGCGCCGGCGGCGTCGCCGCGTACCTGGCGAGCGGCTCGGACTCTGCGCCGCCTCCAGCGGCTCCGGTCGCCCAGCTTCCAACCGTCGACGTCCTGGTCGCCAAGAACGACATCGGCCTCGGCCAGACCGTGAAGCCGGAAGACGTGCAATGGCAGACCTGGCCGTCTGCGACCGCCAGCAGCACCTTCATTCGCCGCAACGAGCGCCCCGAGGGCGCAACCCAGGTCACCGGCTCGATCGCGCGCGCGCCCTTCATCCAGGGTGAACCGATCCGCGACCAGAAGCTGGTCAAGGCCGAGGGGTCCGGCTTCATGGCCGCGATCCTGCCGACCGGCATGCGTGCGATCTCGACCGAAATCTCGCCGGAGACCGGCGCCGGCGGCTTCATCCTGCCCAACGACCGCGTCGACGTGCTCCTGACGCGCCGGCTCAAGAATCCCGACCAGAGCGCCGGCGCCCAGGACATCGTCACGTCCGAGATCATCCTGGCCAATATCCGCGTGCTGGCGATCGACCAGGCACCGAGGGAGAAGGACGGCCAGAACGCGGTGGTCGGCAAGACCGTCACCCTCGAGCTCAATCCCACGCAGACGGCGACGCTCTCCGCGGCCCGCCAGAGCGGCACGCTGTCGCTGGCGCTGCGCAGCATCGTCGACGTCAAGATGAGCGAGATCACGCTCGATGACTCCGCGCAGAAGCGCGACGGCGTTTCGATCATTCGCTACGGCATCCCAAGCGCGACGGCGAAGGCACGATGA
- a CDS encoding prepilin peptidase, with protein MILDLARLLLFPALMAFAAASDLFTMTISNRVSLALVAGFFVLAFAGGMAPYDMLTHVGAGALLLVVAFTCFAMGWMGGGDAKVAASVALWFGFAQLMDFLLYASLFGGALTLLLLQFRQWPLPYGLAGQAWLARLHDKESGIPYGIALTLGALMVYPETEWVKAIDLAHLALR; from the coding sequence ATGATCCTCGACCTTGCGCGCCTTCTGCTCTTCCCGGCCCTGATGGCATTCGCCGCCGCGAGCGATCTCTTCACGATGACCATCTCGAACCGCGTGTCGCTGGCGCTGGTCGCAGGCTTCTTCGTGCTCGCGTTCGCCGGTGGCATGGCACCTTACGACATGCTGACCCATGTCGGCGCTGGCGCACTGCTCCTCGTCGTGGCCTTCACCTGCTTCGCGATGGGCTGGATGGGCGGCGGCGACGCCAAGGTTGCGGCTTCGGTCGCGCTCTGGTTCGGCTTCGCACAATTGATGGATTTCCTGCTCTACGCTTCGCTGTTCGGCGGAGCGCTGACGCTGCTCCTGCTCCAGTTCCGGCAATGGCCATTGCCGTACGGTCTGGCGGGCCAGGCGTGGCTGGCACGGCTGCACGACAAGGAGAGCGGCATCCCTTACGGGATCGCGCTCACGCTCGGCGCGCTGATGGTCTATCCGGAGACCGAGTGGGTGAAGGCGATCGACCTCGCTCACCTCGCACTGCGCTGA
- a CDS encoding Flp family type IVb pilin encodes MKNLIARFAKDESGATAIEYGLIAAGIALAIITVVNNLGSSLNTKFGSISTSLK; translated from the coding sequence ATGAAGAACCTGATTGCGCGTTTCGCGAAGGATGAATCCGGCGCCACCGCCATCGAATACGGCCTGATTGCCGCCGGCATCGCGCTGGCCATCATCACCGTCGTCAACAACCTCGGCAGCTCGCTGAACACCAAGTTCGGCTCGATCAGCACCTCGCTGAAGTAA